One window of the Mycoplasmopsis anatis genome contains the following:
- the rpsL gene encoding 30S ribosomal protein S12, which translates to MPTINQLVTNGRESKIKKQNAPALSVTYNTLIKKAKKMASPFKRGVCTRVATMTPKKPNSALRKYARVKLSNGMEVTAYIPGEGHNLQEHSVVLIRGGRVKDLPGVRYHIVRGTQDAAGVNKRMQGRSLYGTKKPKA; encoded by the coding sequence ATGCCTACAATTAACCAATTGGTTACAAACGGACGTGAATCAAAAATTAAGAAACAAAACGCTCCTGCTTTAAGTGTAACCTACAACACATTAATTAAAAAAGCTAAAAAAATGGCTTCGCCATTCAAACGTGGTGTATGTACTCGTGTGGCTACAATGACACCTAAAAAACCTAACTCAGCTTTACGTAAATACGCTCGTGTTAAGTTATCAAACGGAATGGAAGTTACTGCATACATTCCAGGAGAAGGACACAACTTACAAGAACACTCAGTTGTTTTAATTCGTGGTGGACGTGTTAAAGATTTACCTGGGGTTAGATACCACATCGTTCGTGGAACTCAAGATGCTGCTGGAGTAAATAAACGTATGCAAGGTCGTAGTTTATACGGAACAAAAAAACCTAAAGCATAA
- the rpmB gene encoding 50S ribosomal protein L28 translates to MSRRDQISGKGPQFGNKRSHAMNASRRKFNVNLQKVKIKTASGTKTLRVSAKTIKTLKKNNVIA, encoded by the coding sequence ATGTCAAGAAGAGATCAAATTTCAGGTAAAGGACCACAATTTGGAAATAAGCGTTCTCACGCTATGAATGCTTCAAGAAGAAAATTTAACGTTAACCTTCAAAAAGTTAAAATTAAAACAGCTTCTGGAACAAAAACATTAAGAGTTAGTGCAAAAACAATCAAAACTCTTAAGAAAAATAATGTTATAGCTTAA
- a CDS encoding phosphopantetheine-binding protein, which produces MSIKEMVIKEFNKLAKSKKVKEDDNIKDLEIDSLDFAELIINAEEKFEIQLPDSELANLVTVNDVILLIEKTKNTI; this is translated from the coding sequence ATGAGTATAAAAGAAATGGTTATAAAAGAATTTAATAAATTAGCAAAATCTAAGAAAGTAAAAGAAGATGACAATATTAAAGATTTAGAAATCGATTCATTAGATTTTGCAGAACTTATCATTAATGCAGAAGAAAAGTTTGAGATTCAACTCCCAGATTCAGAATTAGCAAATTTGGTGACTGTGAATGATGTAATTTTATTAATTGAAAAAACAAAAAATACTATATAA
- a CDS encoding PQ-loop domain-containing transporter, whose translation MLQIFNNISNYATIIFTVALSIPQLIKLLKDKKTGEINFYSFWIFHIGICLWVFFGALSSTANPYILKNVVIADGVSCFLNGLMTYLLYHFKKEFTRKVKIYAALGVVTSWIITGTMIIIYAIWPSFRLTPLQNSIFGAIAPAFTTFSFLPQLITSIKTKQWRGITSWMFVLYEVNNIFWIIFWTTSMGLNGLVWDLVIGLIWQIISLCLYAYQLTMTVIDEQKFKKMQKMKA comes from the coding sequence ATGCTACAAATTTTTAATAACATTTCAAATTATGCAACAATTATTTTTACTGTTGCATTAAGTATTCCGCAATTAATAAAATTACTAAAAGATAAAAAAACAGGGGAAATAAATTTTTATTCATTTTGAATTTTTCACATAGGTATATGTTTATGGGTATTTTTTGGTGCATTAAGTAGCACCGCAAATCCATATATTTTAAAAAATGTTGTTATTGCCGATGGAGTAAGTTGTTTCTTAAATGGTTTAATGACATACTTGCTTTATCATTTTAAAAAAGAATTTACTAGAAAAGTTAAAATTTATGCTGCGCTAGGAGTTGTAACTTCTTGAATTATCACTGGAACAATGATAATAATTTATGCTATTTGACCAAGCTTTAGATTAACTCCACTTCAAAATTCAATTTTTGGTGCTATCGCTCCTGCATTCACAACATTTTCATTTTTACCACAATTAATCACTTCTATAAAAACAAAACAATGAAGAGGCATAACTTCATGAATGTTTGTTTTATACGAAGTTAATAACATTTTCTGAATTATTTTCTGAACAACATCAATGGGATTAAATGGACTTGTATGAGACTTAGTAATTGGTCTAATATGACAAATTATTTCACTTTGTCTTTACGCTTATCAACTTACTATGACAGTTATTGATGAACAAAAATTCAAAAAAATGCAAAAAATGAAAGCTTAA
- a CDS encoding RluA family pseudouridine synthase, with product MIKLEVTYKERIDKYISNNTEISRNDIKSLIEQRAVFVNGTNVIKPKYIVREGQIIEIVKLLEKETNIKPQEMEINVVYEDEDLLIIDKPSDLVVHPAPGHLNDTLVNGLLYHFKNNLSNENGLLRPGIVHRIDKDTSGLLMIAKNNDIHKILTDEFKQHNIKRSYIAICEGILSSNKIKLNLPIGRDPKNRQQMTVTSANSKEAITHVELLKTFYFENKPLSLVKCELETGRTHQIRVHLAYLKNPVYGDPIYGNEIDDFNQRLHAYKLEFIHPKTNEKIVLYSNPPVQFNISEYNFEQLKDK from the coding sequence ATGATTAAATTAGAAGTAACTTATAAAGAAAGAATCGATAAATATATCAGCAATAATACAGAAATTTCTAGAAATGATATTAAGTCATTAATTGAACAAAGAGCAGTTTTTGTTAATGGAACTAATGTTATAAAACCTAAATATATTGTCAGAGAAGGACAAATAATCGAAATAGTCAAATTACTAGAAAAAGAAACTAATATTAAGCCTCAAGAAATGGAAATTAATGTTGTTTATGAGGATGAAGATCTCTTAATAATTGATAAGCCGAGTGATTTAGTTGTTCATCCAGCCCCAGGTCATCTAAACGATACATTAGTTAATGGCTTGCTTTACCATTTTAAAAATAATTTATCAAATGAAAATGGATTACTAAGACCTGGTATTGTTCATAGAATTGATAAAGATACATCAGGATTGTTGATGATCGCTAAAAATAATGATATCCACAAAATTTTGACTGATGAATTTAAACAACACAACATTAAACGTTCATATATTGCAATTTGTGAAGGTATATTAAGTTCAAATAAAATCAAATTAAATCTTCCGATAGGTCGTGATCCAAAAAATAGACAACAAATGACCGTAACTTCAGCAAATTCCAAAGAAGCAATAACTCATGTAGAATTATTAAAAACTTTTTATTTTGAAAACAAACCTTTATCCTTAGTTAAATGCGAGTTAGAGACAGGAAGAACACATCAAATCAGAGTGCATTTGGCTTATTTAAAAAATCCTGTTTATGGTGATCCAATTTATGGAAATGAGATCGATGATTTTAATCAAAGATTGCATGCATATAAATTAGAATTTATTCATCCTAAGACTAATGAAAAAATTGTTTTATATAGCAATCCACCTGTTCAATTTAATATTAGTGAATATAATTTTGAACAATTGAAAGATAAATAA
- a CDS encoding MHO_1590 family protein produces the protein MKFSKRKLVYILSFLGIGLMAAGSFYIYTSKFKKQNAVEEINKNNDLGEIQELSVFPNISDSYYQEFLIKNDFGNSKIDDKLVVVFIKDILKRMSVSYGEISFKSEITDTKIIITLQWQYKEKFEVKKYTFQIKSI, from the coding sequence ATGAAATTTAGTAAAAGAAAATTAGTTTATATTCTATCTTTCTTAGGTATAGGATTAATGGCAGCAGGTTCGTTTTATATTTATACTAGTAAATTTAAAAAGCAAAATGCAGTTGAAGAAATTAATAAAAATAATGATTTGGGAGAAATTCAAGAACTAAGTGTTTTCCCAAATATATCAGATTCATACTACCAGGAGTTTTTAATAAAAAATGATTTTGGTAATAGCAAAATTGATGATAAGCTGGTTGTAGTCTTTATTAAAGACATTCTAAAAAGAATGTCAGTTAGTTATGGGGAAATTTCTTTTAAATCGGAAATTACAGATACTAAAATTATAATAACACTTCAATGACAATATAAGGAAAAATTTGAAGTAAAAAAATATACATTCCAAATTAAATCTATATAA
- a CDS encoding FAD-dependent oxidoreductase — translation MKILVVGANHAGTSFLRTLKTVNPKAEVVAYDRNTNTSFLGCGIAIWVGGAFNDPSALFYSSPEILRNEYGVDLKTDHEVIKIDRASKTVVVRDNQSGKEFTDSYDKLVFAGGTWPIEPPFKGREYKNILLSKLYQHAEEIVEKTNDKKVKNVVVVGAGYIGVELVEAFHQKGKNVTLIDLQERVTPNYFDEEFTHEMEQRMVKSGVKLALGQKVVEFTSKDGVNVSGVTTDKEQFKADLVILCIGFKPRTDVLSDVEKLPNGAIKVDEFQRSISDKDIYAIGDSCALKNCVTNDYSHVALATNAVKSGLVAALDLAGLHVPFPGVAGTNAINVFDCHYASTGFTKQSAIAAGFNADNIGEEYWMDNDRCEFVGHYSKVAMKITYEKDSLRLLGVQIGSWEKDIHVEVVYMFALAIQRRMTLPEIALTDVFFLPHFNKPFNFFLMPMLNALGIKYKK, via the coding sequence ATGAAAATTTTAGTTGTAGGTGCTAACCACGCTGGAACATCTTTTTTAAGAACTCTTAAAACTGTTAATCCTAAAGCTGAAGTTGTAGCATACGATAGAAATACTAACACATCTTTTTTGGGATGTGGAATTGCAATTTGAGTAGGTGGAGCATTTAACGATCCTTCTGCTTTATTCTATTCTTCACCAGAAATTTTAAGAAATGAATATGGTGTAGATTTAAAAACAGACCACGAAGTTATTAAAATTGATAGAGCTTCAAAAACTGTTGTTGTAAGAGACAACCAAAGTGGTAAAGAATTTACAGATTCATATGATAAATTAGTGTTTGCTGGTGGTACATGACCAATCGAACCTCCATTTAAAGGTCGCGAATACAAGAATATTTTACTATCAAAACTTTATCAACATGCTGAAGAAATTGTTGAAAAAACAAATGATAAAAAGGTTAAAAATGTAGTAGTTGTTGGTGCTGGATACATTGGAGTTGAATTAGTTGAAGCATTTCACCAAAAAGGTAAAAATGTTACACTAATTGACTTACAAGAAAGAGTTACACCTAACTATTTCGATGAAGAATTCACTCACGAAATGGAACAAAGAATGGTGAAATCTGGTGTTAAATTAGCTCTAGGTCAAAAAGTTGTTGAATTTACCTCTAAAGATGGAGTAAATGTTTCAGGAGTTACAACTGATAAAGAACAATTTAAAGCTGATTTAGTAATTTTATGCATTGGATTCAAACCTAGAACAGATGTTTTAAGTGATGTTGAAAAATTACCAAATGGTGCTATTAAAGTTGATGAATTCCAACGTTCAATTTCAGACAAAGACATTTATGCAATTGGTGATTCATGTGCGTTAAAGAATTGTGTGACAAATGATTATTCACATGTCGCTCTAGCAACAAACGCAGTTAAATCAGGATTAGTTGCTGCACTGGATCTAGCGGGACTTCATGTACCATTCCCAGGTGTAGCTGGTACAAATGCTATTAATGTATTTGATTGTCACTATGCATCAACTGGATTTACTAAACAATCTGCTATAGCTGCTGGTTTCAATGCTGATAATATTGGGGAAGAGTACTGAATGGATAATGACCGTTGCGAATTTGTCGGACATTACAGTAAAGTAGCAATGAAAATAACTTATGAAAAAGACTCACTTAGACTTCTAGGTGTTCAAATTGGTTCATGAGAAAAAGACATTCACGTTGAAGTTGTTTACATGTTTGCATTAGCAATTCAAAGAAGAATGACACTTCCAGAAATTGCTTTAACAGACGTATTCTTCTTACCACACTTTAACAAGCCATTTAACTTCTTCTTAATGCCAATGTTGAATGCGTTGGGAATTAAATATAAAAAATAA
- the rpsG gene encoding 30S ribosomal protein S7 produces MSRKKSAPIREVLADPVFNSVLITKLINTIMLDGKKSIAQDILYSAFEIVKEKTQKDPMEVFLAAVENITPQLEIRTRRIGGTNYQVPTEVSPRRKQTLSLRWLVQYARLRNEKTMDVRLANEIIDASNKTGGAIKKREDTHKMAEANRAFAHFRW; encoded by the coding sequence ATGTCAAGAAAGAAAAGTGCACCTATAAGAGAAGTTCTTGCAGATCCAGTTTTTAACTCAGTTTTAATTACTAAGTTAATTAATACTATTATGTTAGATGGTAAAAAATCAATCGCTCAAGACATTTTATACTCAGCATTTGAAATTGTTAAGGAAAAAACTCAAAAAGATCCAATGGAAGTTTTCTTAGCAGCTGTGGAAAACATTACTCCACAATTAGAAATTAGAACTAGAAGAATCGGAGGAACAAACTACCAAGTTCCTACTGAAGTTTCTCCTCGTAGAAAACAAACACTTTCATTAAGATGATTAGTTCAATACGCTCGTCTTAGAAATGAAAAAACAATGGATGTTCGTTTAGCTAACGAAATTATCGATGCATCAAACAAAACAGGTGGAGCTATCAAAAAACGTGAAGACACACACAAAATGGCTGAAGCTAACCGTGCTTTCGCTCACTTTAGATGATAG
- the fusA gene encoding elongation factor G has protein sequence MARDFELKDYRNIGIMAHIDAGKTTTTERILFHTGKIHKIGETHDGASQMDWMAQEQERGITITSAATTAFWKGKRINIIDTPGHVDFTVEVERSLRVLDGAVAVLDAQSGVEPQTETVWRQATNYKVPRIVYVNKMDKAGADFAASVKSVKTRLGGNAVAIQWPIGQEADFKGIIDLVTRKAFTYNGEAIEEEIEIEIPSELKEIVELKRQELLEAVANFDEDLMMLVLDGAEVDEETFKNAIRKATLTSEFFPAVCGTSFKNKGVKKMIDAVVDYLPSPIDIPAIKAECEEKQVNVESTDDGEFAALAFKVMTDPYVGTLTFFRVYRGVLSKGTYVYNSTKGEKERIGRILQMHANSRVEIDECRAGDIAAAVGLKSTTTGDTLISEKSEKLVLEKMVFPEPVISQALEPESKAATEKLSLGLQKLAAEDPTFRTYTDEETGQTIIAGMGELHLDIIVDRLKREFGVQAKVGAPQVSYRETITKTAEVEGKHIKQSGGKGQYGHVWLKFEPNPDGGFEFVDKIVGGKIPKEYIKPIQKGLEEKMAAGILAGYPMIDIKATLFDGSYHDVDSSEMAYKIAASKALTKAKDAIGTVLLEPIMDVSVVVPSDYIGDVIGDLSRRRGLVNDQEQRNDGATIVKAAVPLSEMFGYSTDLRSMTSGRGTYQMQFDHYEKTPKNISDEIIKRRNIQSKDED, from the coding sequence ATGGCTAGAGATTTTGAATTAAAAGATTACCGTAATATCGGTATTATGGCCCACATTGATGCAGGAAAAACAACAACAACAGAAAGAATTTTATTCCACACAGGTAAAATTCACAAAATTGGTGAAACACATGATGGAGCTAGTCAAATGGACTGAATGGCTCAAGAACAAGAACGTGGTATCACCATTACTTCAGCTGCTACAACAGCTTTTTGAAAAGGAAAAAGAATTAATATTATCGATACTCCAGGACACGTTGACTTTACAGTTGAAGTTGAACGTTCATTAAGAGTATTAGATGGTGCTGTAGCTGTTTTAGATGCTCAATCAGGAGTTGAACCTCAAACAGAAACAGTTTGAAGACAAGCGACAAATTATAAAGTACCTCGTATTGTTTATGTAAATAAAATGGATAAAGCTGGTGCAGACTTTGCTGCTTCTGTTAAATCTGTTAAAACTCGTTTAGGTGGTAATGCAGTTGCTATCCAATGACCTATTGGACAAGAAGCTGACTTTAAAGGAATTATCGATTTAGTAACTAGAAAAGCATTTACATACAATGGTGAAGCTATCGAAGAAGAAATCGAAATTGAAATTCCTAGCGAATTAAAAGAAATTGTTGAATTAAAACGTCAAGAATTACTTGAAGCTGTAGCAAACTTTGATGAAGATCTTATGATGTTAGTTTTAGATGGTGCTGAAGTAGATGAAGAAACATTCAAAAACGCAATCCGTAAAGCAACATTAACAAGTGAATTCTTCCCAGCTGTTTGTGGAACAAGTTTCAAAAATAAAGGTGTTAAGAAAATGATTGACGCAGTTGTTGATTATTTACCTTCTCCTATCGATATTCCAGCAATTAAAGCTGAATGTGAAGAAAAACAAGTTAATGTTGAATCAACAGATGATGGAGAATTTGCTGCTTTAGCATTCAAAGTTATGACTGACCCATATGTAGGTACATTAACATTCTTCCGTGTATATCGTGGAGTATTAAGTAAAGGTACATACGTTTATAACTCAACTAAAGGTGAAAAAGAACGTATTGGACGTATTTTACAAATGCATGCAAATAGTCGTGTAGAAATAGATGAATGTCGTGCAGGAGATATCGCTGCAGCTGTAGGGCTTAAATCTACTACAACTGGAGACACTTTAATTTCTGAAAAATCAGAGAAACTTGTGCTTGAAAAAATGGTATTCCCAGAACCAGTTATTTCACAAGCTCTTGAACCTGAATCTAAAGCTGCTACTGAAAAATTATCATTAGGATTACAAAAATTAGCTGCTGAAGACCCAACATTTAGAACATACACTGATGAAGAAACAGGACAAACTATTATTGCGGGAATGGGTGAATTACACCTTGACATTATCGTAGACCGTCTTAAACGTGAATTTGGTGTTCAAGCTAAAGTTGGTGCACCTCAAGTTTCATATCGTGAAACAATTACAAAAACTGCTGAAGTTGAAGGAAAACACATCAAACAATCTGGTGGTAAAGGACAATATGGTCATGTTTGACTTAAATTTGAACCAAATCCAGATGGTGGTTTTGAATTCGTTGACAAAATTGTTGGTGGTAAAATTCCAAAAGAATACATCAAACCAATTCAAAAAGGTCTTGAGGAAAAAATGGCTGCCGGTATTTTAGCAGGATACCCAATGATTGATATTAAAGCTACATTATTTGATGGATCATACCACGATGTTGACTCATCTGAAATGGCTTATAAAATTGCTGCTTCTAAAGCTCTTACAAAAGCTAAAGATGCAATTGGAACTGTTTTATTAGAACCTATTATGGATGTTTCTGTAGTTGTTCCTAGTGATTACATTGGAGATGTTATTGGTGACTTATCACGTCGTAGAGGACTTGTAAACGACCAAGAACAAAGAAATGATGGAGCTACAATCGTTAAAGCTGCTGTTCCTCTTTCAGAAATGTTTGGATATTCAACAGATTTACGTAGTATGACAAGTGGACGTGGAACATATCAAATGCAATTTGATCACTATGAAAAAACTCCAAAAAATATTTCTGATGAAATTATCAAACGTAGAAATATCCAATCAAAAGACGAAGATTAA
- a CDS encoding metallophosphoesterase family protein, whose amino-acid sequence MIWAFFCGDSELSDSWVDKHFNFSVKGNNDFSSFLQTRSEIKLENFKIFITHGHEFGSYQQLMNYDRLIEAFGLYKSYNLVLYGHTHFPNYFESKNDFPAFLNPGSITYPRFGSSYSYAKVLVDIVDAKILKVEFKTWN is encoded by the coding sequence ATGATTTGAGCTTTTTTTTGTGGTGATAGTGAACTTTCAGATTCTTGAGTGGATAAACATTTTAATTTCAGTGTTAAAGGTAATAATGACTTTTCTAGTTTTTTGCAAACTAGGAGTGAAATAAAATTAGAAAATTTTAAAATTTTTATTACACATGGGCATGAATTCGGAAGTTATCAACAATTGATGAATTACGATAGGTTGATTGAAGCGTTCGGATTGTATAAAAGCTATAATTTAGTGCTTTATGGACACACTCATTTTCCTAATTATTTTGAAAGTAAGAACGATTTTCCAGCCTTTCTTAATCCAGGGAGTATAACTTACCCTCGTTTTGGCAGTTCATATAGTTATGCCAAAGTTTTAGTAGATATTGTTGATGCTAAGATATTAAAGGTTGAATTTAAAACATGAAATTAG
- the proS gene encoding proline--tRNA ligase, with product MNKLEKITPLEQDFAKWYTDVVKQGQLIAYGPAKGTLVFKPNSYGIWELIQENLNKIFKQKGIQNVYLPLLIPEKLFELEKEHVNGFNPELATVTRVGDRELSEKLYIRPTSEVLFANLFKNSVESYKDLPIIYNQWANVLRWEKTTNPFLRSREFLWQEGHTCHSNALEARKLTREMIKVYAKFLKKYLAIPVIVGKKTSHEKFAGACSTYTIEAMMKDGRALQAGTSHYLAQNFSKPYEIIFKNQDNEYINVFQTSWGVSTRLLGAIIMTHGDNHGIVIPPRVAPTQIDILELFADKNLEVKTVSEKISKELSKKWRVRIDSTNKNPGFKAANSEIQGTPLRIEIGPRDLEDKNVTIVRRDTLEKITVKIKDVKTLVGKLLDEIHDNLYENALRRLNENSVTVFSYDDFKKEINNGKFVTAPFCCLDEAEVKIKEETGASTRCIPLKLDKPAKNRKCIFNECKKETNRYVIFAKSY from the coding sequence ATGAATAAATTAGAAAAAATTACACCTTTAGAACAAGATTTTGCTAAATGATATACTGATGTTGTAAAGCAAGGACAATTGATCGCTTATGGTCCAGCTAAAGGTACATTAGTTTTTAAACCTAACTCTTATGGAATTTGAGAGTTGATTCAAGAAAATTTAAATAAAATCTTCAAACAAAAAGGAATTCAAAATGTTTATCTACCTCTTTTAATACCCGAAAAATTATTCGAGCTTGAAAAAGAACACGTTAATGGATTTAACCCTGAGCTTGCAACAGTTACTAGAGTTGGAGATCGTGAACTATCTGAAAAATTATATATTCGTCCAACTTCAGAAGTTTTATTTGCTAACTTATTTAAAAATTCAGTTGAGTCATATAAAGATTTACCAATCATTTATAACCAATGAGCTAATGTTCTAAGATGAGAAAAAACTACAAACCCATTTCTTAGAAGTAGAGAATTCTTATGACAGGAAGGTCACACATGTCATTCTAATGCGTTAGAAGCAAGAAAATTAACAAGAGAAATGATTAAGGTTTATGCTAAATTCTTGAAAAAATACTTAGCAATTCCTGTTATTGTAGGTAAGAAAACTTCACATGAAAAATTTGCTGGAGCTTGCTCAACATACACAATTGAAGCAATGATGAAAGATGGTAGAGCTTTACAAGCTGGTACAAGTCACTATCTTGCTCAAAATTTCTCTAAACCATACGAAATAATATTCAAAAATCAAGATAATGAATATATTAATGTGTTTCAAACTTCTTGAGGTGTTTCCACTCGCCTTTTAGGTGCAATAATAATGACACATGGTGATAATCATGGAATTGTTATACCTCCAAGAGTTGCACCAACTCAAATTGATATTTTAGAATTATTCGCTGATAAGAACTTAGAAGTCAAAACAGTTTCTGAAAAAATATCCAAAGAATTATCTAAAAAATGAAGAGTTAGAATTGATTCAACAAACAAAAACCCTGGATTTAAGGCTGCAAATAGTGAAATTCAAGGAACTCCTCTCAGAATAGAAATTGGTCCTAGAGATTTAGAGGATAAAAATGTAACAATAGTTAGAAGAGATACTCTTGAAAAAATAACTGTAAAAATAAAAGACGTTAAAACATTAGTGGGTAAATTGCTTGATGAAATACATGACAATTTATATGAAAACGCATTAAGAAGACTCAATGAAAACAGTGTAACTGTATTTTCATATGATGATTTTAAAAAAGAAATTAATAATGGAAAATTTGTTACCGCTCCATTTTGTTGCTTAGATGAAGCTGAGGTTAAAATAAAAGAAGAAACAGGAGCTTCTACTAGATGTATACCATTAAAACTAGATAAACCTGCAAAAAATAGAAAATGTATTTTCAATGAATGTAAAAAAGAAACAAATAGATATGTTATTTTTGCGAAATCATATTAA
- a CDS encoding MG284/MPN403 family protein, translating into MNENEKTMTKSQIIKNIVETNRLGKTINEIRKNGQCNNSLQYKLPKDFEVNWKNEDIDWNWETEYVKFILKNMSKINSMIIEKTYIQNNNNSKDKNWYKDYFSKTTFYKKKKQAELEFLTLYFASRSNKQHISN; encoded by the coding sequence GTGAATGAAAATGAAAAAACAATGACAAAAAGTCAAATAATAAAGAATATAGTTGAGACAAATCGACTAGGAAAGACAATAAATGAAATTAGAAAAAATGGACAATGCAATAATTCATTACAATATAAATTACCTAAAGATTTCGAGGTTAATTGAAAAAATGAGGATATTGACTGAAATTGAGAGACAGAATATGTTAAATTTATACTAAAAAATATGTCTAAAATAAATTCTATGATTATAGAAAAAACTTATATACAAAATAATAACAATAGTAAAGATAAAAATTGATATAAGGATTATTTTTCCAAAACTACTTTCTACAAGAAGAAAAAACAAGCTGAATTGGAGTTTTTAACACTTTATTTTGCAAGTAGGTCTAATAAACAACATATCTCAAATTAA
- the ruvB gene encoding Holliday junction branch migration DNA helicase RuvB, whose product MKVELQPSNFNEFIGQTNVKNTIKTMIESSLKQGINLDHMLFHGIPGTGKTSLAGIIANELNRQIHYVQASNLEKKSDLITILTCLNEGDILFIDEIHSLNSIIEESLYNAMEYFVFDLIIGVDANARTMRMNLKKFTLIGATTKLNMISKPFKERFGYIARFNNYSKKELCQILKNSAEKMEVKINDPEIFEISTFSNFTPRIANNLLRRCNDFRISMNKDVIDQETVKKTFYNLDLYKLGLGKEHVEYLKMLRENFNEKWVSLETIANLMSIPKENILMNIEPILLLHGLLIKSSRGRKISSYGIDYLLDL is encoded by the coding sequence ATGAAAGTAGAACTACAGCCAAGTAATTTTAATGAATTTATCGGTCAAACTAATGTAAAAAATACAATTAAGACAATGATTGAAAGTTCATTAAAGCAAGGCATTAATCTTGATCATATGTTATTCCACGGAATCCCAGGAACTGGAAAAACTTCACTAGCAGGAATAATAGCCAATGAATTGAATAGACAAATACATTATGTTCAAGCTTCAAATTTAGAGAAAAAATCTGATTTAATAACCATATTAACCTGTTTAAATGAAGGTGATATTTTATTTATTGATGAAATTCACTCTCTAAATTCTATAATTGAGGAATCATTGTATAATGCAATGGAATATTTTGTATTCGACTTAATTATAGGAGTGGATGCTAATGCAAGAACAATGAGAATGAATCTCAAGAAATTTACATTGATAGGTGCAACAACTAAGTTAAATATGATTTCAAAACCTTTCAAGGAACGTTTTGGTTATATTGCAAGGTTTAATAACTACAGTAAAAAGGAGTTGTGTCAAATTCTTAAAAATAGTGCTGAAAAAATGGAGGTAAAAATAAATGATCCAGAGATCTTTGAAATCTCGACATTTTCAAATTTTACCCCACGTATTGCAAATAATTTACTCAGGAGATGCAATGATTTTAGAATATCAATGAATAAAGATGTTATCGATCAAGAAACTGTAAAGAAGACTTTTTATAACTTAGATCTTTACAAATTAGGATTAGGTAAAGAACACGTAGAGTATTTAAAAATGTTGAGAGAAAATTTTAATGAAAAATGAGTTTCACTTGAAACAATTGCAAATTTAATGAGCATACCTAAAGAAAATATATTGATGAATATTGAGCCAATTTTGTTATTGCACGGATTATTAATAAAAAGTTCAAGAGGTAGAAAAATTAGTTCGTATGGAATTGATTATTTGCTAGATTTATAA